In a genomic window of Pedobacter sp. KBS0701:
- a CDS encoding ABC transporter ATP-binding protein, which translates to MESILNIRNVSKIYQSAGRELTVLDNINFSITAGSTVAITGPSGSGKTTLLGLCAGLDRASSGTVELNGIALEKLNEDQRAAVRNQYVGFIFQNFQLLPTLTALENVMVPLELRGAKNIKAHALELLDKVGLADRSHHYPIQLSGGEQQRVSLARAFSNQPAILFADEPTGNLDAETSEKVIKLLFDLNKDAGTTLIIVTHDLELAARTSRSIKIKGGVIISDENPTYA; encoded by the coding sequence TTGGAAAGCATACTGAACATCCGAAATGTAAGCAAAATTTACCAAAGTGCCGGGCGGGAACTCACCGTTTTGGATAACATCAATTTTTCTATCACGGCAGGATCAACCGTGGCTATTACAGGCCCCTCGGGAAGTGGTAAAACCACCTTGCTCGGTTTATGTGCGGGTTTAGACCGGGCCAGTAGCGGAACTGTTGAACTCAATGGAATTGCTTTGGAAAAACTTAATGAAGATCAGCGCGCTGCTGTGAGGAATCAATATGTTGGTTTTATTTTCCAGAATTTTCAGCTGCTGCCTACTTTAACCGCATTAGAAAATGTAATGGTTCCTTTAGAATTAAGAGGCGCAAAAAATATTAAAGCTCATGCTCTGGAACTGCTGGATAAAGTTGGCCTGGCAGACCGTTCGCATCATTATCCGATCCAATTATCGGGTGGAGAGCAGCAGCGCGTTTCGTTAGCAAGGGCATTTTCCAACCAACCTGCCATTCTCTTTGCAGATGAACCTACTGGAAACCTTGATGCCGAAACCAGCGAAAAAGTAATCAAACTGCTTTTTGATTTAAATAAAGATGCCGGAACCACTTTGATCATCGTAACGCACGACCTTGAACTGGCAGCCAGAACCTCAAGAAGCATCAAAATTAAAGGTGGAGTAATCATTTCAGACGAAAATCCTACTTATGCTTAA
- a CDS encoding arylesterase produces the protein MLRKRLMGLFVLSLILLSCGNQQSKSNTDKTLDSADQKTSVAVAKRKNILFFGTSLTAGYGLDPTEAYPALIQNRIDSLKMPYNVINGGLSGETSAGGKGRIDWLLKQPVDIFVLELGANDGLRGLPVAQTIKNLQDIIDRVKAKYPNVKLVIAGMQVPPNMGAKYASDFKNIFPDLAKKNQMALIPFLLDKVGGVPKLNQADGIHPTAEGDKILAENVWVVLKGLL, from the coding sequence ATGTTACGAAAACGATTAATGGGCCTATTTGTTTTGAGCCTGATCCTCTTAAGCTGTGGAAACCAACAAAGTAAAAGCAATACAGATAAAACTTTAGATTCGGCTGACCAAAAAACATCGGTTGCAGTTGCTAAAAGGAAAAATATCCTCTTTTTTGGCACGAGCTTAACAGCAGGTTATGGACTCGATCCAACGGAAGCTTACCCGGCATTGATCCAGAATAGGATTGATTCTTTAAAAATGCCATACAACGTAATTAACGGCGGTTTAAGTGGCGAAACTTCTGCAGGTGGCAAAGGAAGGATAGATTGGCTGCTTAAACAACCTGTTGATATTTTTGTACTCGAACTGGGTGCTAATGATGGGTTACGGGGTTTGCCAGTGGCACAAACCATCAAAAATTTACAGGATATCATCGATCGCGTAAAAGCCAAATACCCAAATGTAAAACTGGTAATAGCGGGTATGCAGGTGCCACCTAATATGGGCGCTAAATATGCTTCTGACTTTAAAAACATATTTCCTGATTTGGCCAAGAAAAACCAAATGGCTTTGATTCCATTTTTACTGGATAAAGTTGGCGGTGTGCCGAAATTAAACCAGGCAGATGGTATACACCCAACAGCAGAAGGGGATAAGATTTTGGCAGAGAATGTTTGGGTAGTATTGAAAGGGTTGTTGTAG
- a CDS encoding DUF4870 domain-containing protein — MDNKTLSIVSYITIIGWLVAYFIGKDKADTLLKYHLRQSLGLAIVSIIFNIAFTIVASIVPALSFLGFVGYAFIILWIIGIINAANGALKPIPLIGKWFEDKSSFVSKY, encoded by the coding sequence ATGGACAACAAAACCCTTTCAATCGTTTCTTACATTACCATTATTGGTTGGTTAGTAGCTTATTTTATTGGAAAAGATAAAGCTGACACTTTGCTTAAATACCACTTAAGACAGTCATTAGGCCTTGCTATTGTCAGCATTATTTTCAATATAGCCTTTACCATAGTTGCCAGTATCGTACCTGCCTTATCTTTTTTAGGATTTGTGGGTTATGCATTTATCATTCTTTGGATCATAGGGATTATCAATGCCGCCAATGGTGCATTAAAACCTATTCCACTTATTGGTAAATGGTTTGAAGACAAGTCTTCATTCGTTAGTAAATATTAA
- a CDS encoding suppressor of fused domain protein gives MMTIEKYRQQFTTDDTPGWQAIDDQLEKIYGTSEARHYPPLCGIHYVAGGTDPIDGASIYDSNHQSFHRHIISYGMSELYYNEEKAGGEFSKWGFEFTFRLAPFKDDENDPIWAIQVMNNLARYVFSSGKWFEENHFIPANGPIRLNTDTQITGFVFALDPELGKIETPHGELSFLQLVGVTDAEVEELKKNPTIGAVEELIENLKKDNPLLITDLNRK, from the coding sequence ATGATGACCATTGAAAAATACAGACAACAGTTTACAACCGATGATACCCCTGGATGGCAGGCAATAGATGATCAACTTGAAAAAATTTATGGCACTTCCGAAGCACGCCACTACCCGCCTTTGTGTGGAATCCATTATGTGGCTGGCGGAACCGACCCGATAGATGGGGCCAGTATTTACGATAGCAACCACCAAAGCTTTCACCGCCATATCATCAGCTATGGCATGAGCGAATTGTATTATAATGAAGAAAAGGCAGGTGGTGAATTTAGCAAGTGGGGTTTTGAATTTACCTTTAGGTTAGCGCCATTTAAAGATGATGAAAACGATCCCATCTGGGCCATACAGGTGATGAATAATTTAGCCAGGTATGTGTTTTCGAGTGGTAAATGGTTCGAGGAGAACCATTTCATCCCTGCCAATGGACCAATAAGATTAAATACTGATACCCAAATAACGGGCTTTGTTTTTGCATTGGATCCGGAACTGGGAAAAATTGAAACCCCTCATGGCGAACTCAGTTTTCTCCAATTGGTTGGCGTTACCGATGCTGAGGTAGAAGAACTAAAAAAAAATCCCACCATTGGGGCTGTGGAGGAACTGATCGAAAACCTGAAAAAGGATAATCCCCTGCTAATTACCGACCTGAACCGGAAATAA
- a CDS encoding DUF4870 domain-containing protein, with protein sequence MKQKTIAVVAYITLIGWIISYLEFKKSTEKSSLASYHLGQSLGIIITSILLSVLSSIILAIIPSLGFVFYLILLVPFILMLLGIVTANNGLEKPVPLIGKVFERKFNFTA encoded by the coding sequence ATGAAACAGAAAACAATTGCAGTAGTTGCCTACATTACGCTCATCGGATGGATCATTTCTTACCTGGAATTTAAAAAATCGACCGAAAAAAGCTCCCTGGCCAGTTATCATTTGGGTCAGTCGCTTGGGATTATTATTACCTCCATCCTCTTGAGTGTCCTGAGCAGTATAATTCTGGCCATAATCCCTTCCTTAGGTTTTGTATTTTACCTTATTTTATTGGTCCCTTTTATCTTAATGTTATTAGGCATAGTAACCGCCAATAATGGTTTAGAGAAGCCTGTTCCATTAATTGGAAAAGTATTTGAAAGGAAATTCAACTTTACTGCCTGA
- a CDS encoding LuxR C-terminal-related transcriptional regulator, with amino-acid sequence MQLPLKKILNLLLCLLLFFKSAEAQKIYIDSLNHLLAQNSISKEEKVNLLCKLAKANFEKNLQLSFQQANEALKVGEGLRDGKSKAMAYATRVHLYVWKKDLKSAYASLDSAMYYAHKTKDRVALGFVWFRSGWLDLVNDDNDKSIAKLLKALDFLKGQHADEYESTIYHYLASFYGYGNDPSKQQKYARLCYLSAIESKQIDLLNNAYLTIGQTYFDRFKLDTLKRNLLDSALFTYKKSLQLSKKQEGRMLIYSNTAAAALNTANVYFQYFPPSYRDSAEKYVDIAMGIATKTNLLEVLLNCYGLRSEYALRDGNYDEAEKLLLTGLAKISGGVVKMPLTQARIYQGLASIAEKKGNQQAALNYLKQYFNYYKKAFDEEKINSTIRIEAQYQSEKKAQEIAYLHQQTKYTKKLNVYYIISGLTGIAALLLLLMSYNYKLKASIRKQELIDQEKKAAELRAQLKEAEAMHLQTEQVLLKERQERLEKEVLASNLQIEEKNELLELIPEKVNIESHLSLDEQIKRIVNQQKRMDKEFEEHKTDFFDTNPAFFERLQEKANQTLTRLDLKYCSYMLMGLTNKEVSIRLGIEPKSVRMSRYRIKQKLGLGKEEDLNLFLQQLG; translated from the coding sequence ATGCAGCTACCACTGAAAAAAATATTAAATCTCCTACTTTGTCTTTTACTTTTTTTTAAAAGTGCTGAAGCACAAAAGATCTATATCGATTCCTTAAATCATTTGCTGGCGCAGAACAGCATTTCTAAAGAAGAAAAGGTTAATCTGCTCTGCAAACTGGCTAAGGCAAATTTTGAAAAAAACCTTCAGCTTTCTTTTCAACAAGCCAATGAGGCCCTTAAGGTTGGAGAAGGGTTAAGGGACGGAAAAAGTAAAGCCATGGCCTATGCGACACGGGTTCATTTGTATGTGTGGAAAAAGGACTTGAAAAGTGCCTATGCAAGTTTAGATAGCGCCATGTACTACGCTCATAAAACAAAAGATCGCGTTGCACTTGGTTTTGTATGGTTCAGAAGTGGTTGGTTAGACCTGGTGAACGATGATAATGATAAATCAATAGCAAAGCTGCTTAAAGCCCTGGATTTTTTAAAGGGCCAGCATGCAGATGAATATGAAAGTACGATATACCATTATCTGGCCAGTTTTTATGGCTATGGCAATGATCCGTCAAAACAACAGAAATATGCCCGTTTATGTTATTTAAGTGCAATTGAAAGTAAACAGATTGACCTGTTGAACAACGCTTATCTTACTATCGGGCAAACTTATTTTGACCGATTTAAGCTTGATACGCTGAAACGCAATTTGCTCGACTCGGCATTGTTTACCTATAAAAAATCACTCCAGCTTTCAAAAAAGCAGGAGGGCCGCATGCTCATTTACAGTAATACTGCTGCGGCAGCTTTAAATACTGCCAATGTATATTTTCAATACTTTCCGCCTTCATACCGCGATAGTGCCGAAAAATATGTCGATATCGCAATGGGTATTGCTACAAAAACAAATTTACTGGAAGTTTTATTAAACTGCTACGGCTTAAGGAGCGAATATGCACTGCGCGACGGAAACTATGATGAAGCAGAAAAACTATTACTCACCGGATTGGCTAAAATTTCTGGTGGCGTAGTAAAAATGCCGCTAACTCAGGCCAGGATATATCAGGGGCTCGCAAGTATTGCCGAAAAAAAAGGTAATCAGCAGGCTGCCTTAAACTATTTGAAGCAGTATTTTAATTATTATAAAAAGGCTTTTGATGAAGAAAAAATTAACAGCACCATTAGGATAGAAGCACAGTATCAGTCCGAAAAAAAGGCTCAGGAGATTGCCTACTTACACCAACAGACCAAGTATACTAAAAAACTGAATGTTTATTACATTATTTCAGGTTTGACGGGGATTGCCGCATTGCTTTTACTGCTCATGTCTTATAATTATAAGCTCAAAGCATCGATTAGAAAACAAGAGCTGATCGACCAGGAAAAGAAGGCTGCAGAATTAAGGGCACAGCTAAAAGAGGCGGAAGCTATGCATCTTCAAACTGAGCAGGTTTTGCTTAAAGAGCGTCAGGAGCGATTGGAGAAAGAGGTATTGGCCAGTAATTTACAAATTGAAGAAAAAAATGAACTACTGGAGCTTATACCAGAGAAGGTAAATATTGAAAGCCATCTTTCGCTTGATGAACAGATTAAACGGATTGTGAATCAGCAGAAAAGGATGGATAAAGAATTTGAGGAACATAAGACAGATTTTTTTGATACTAATCCTGCTTTTTTTGAACGCCTGCAAGAGAAAGCAAACCAGACACTTACGCGGCTTGATTTAAAATATTGTTCTTATATGTTGATGGGTTTAACCAATAAAGAGGTTTCCATCCGTTTAGGTATCGAACCGAAAAGTGTGCGTATGAGCCGTTACCGGATTAAACAAAAATTGGGTTTGGGAAAAGAAGAGGATTTGAACCTGTTTCTGCAGCAGTTAGGATAA
- a CDS encoding AAA family ATPase, with protein sequence MKIHILGASCAGSTTLGETLSARLNIPYFDTDSFFWEKSAVPYTVKREAELRSRLLKDELRKSENYIVGGSLVSWGEEWKQMFDLAVFLYLPKEIRMERLVQREIERYGNQIYEDAQRHKLFLEFIDWASKYDDRSFTGRNIRIHERWLESLNCPVIKIVGDTTVSERLRRILEVVNRV encoded by the coding sequence ATGAAAATCCACATCCTTGGTGCATCCTGTGCAGGCTCTACCACTTTGGGCGAAACTTTATCTGCCCGGTTAAATATCCCTTATTTTGATACGGATAGTTTTTTCTGGGAAAAATCTGCTGTTCCATATACCGTAAAGAGAGAAGCCGAATTACGGAGCAGGTTGCTTAAGGACGAATTAAGAAAATCAGAAAACTATATTGTGGGCGGCTCGCTGGTAAGCTGGGGAGAGGAATGGAAACAAATGTTCGACCTTGCGGTTTTCCTTTACCTGCCAAAAGAAATCAGGATGGAACGCCTGGTGCAAAGGGAAATAGAACGTTATGGAAATCAGATTTATGAAGATGCGCAACGGCACAAATTATTCCTGGAATTTATAGATTGGGCATCAAAATACGACGACCGTTCTTTTACAGGCCGAAATATCAGGATCCACGAACGTTGGCTGGAAAGCCTGAACTGCCCTGTAATAAAAATTGTTGGCGATACAACGGTATCGGAACGGTTAAGACGTATTTTAGAGGTTGTTAATCGTGTTTAA
- a CDS encoding universal stress protein: MKKILVPVDFSPAAENAANYATDLAYNIGARIELFHVFQDPVVSPAAASMVWPYEAYSQMEDDAKTALEKLLHKVEKKYEAAYHDYSLKPELYARSVRGEVDDEVYKYFTECKMNLVVMGLNSAGKFSKILIGSNVRKMIEREIPLLLIPTGYPFRRPKKIAFATDFSHSDIPVLCALAEFAKPFNADILIMHTGNSRSDEVVYKETMEGFLNRVADRVNYRNIYHRHVNSERIKDGLDWIVENGQIDMLAMVHRKHGFFYRLFNGSYTLNISDHIQIPLLVLPPEHRIPM; encoded by the coding sequence ATGAAAAAGATCCTGGTACCTGTTGATTTCTCTCCAGCAGCAGAGAACGCAGCTAATTATGCAACTGATCTGGCCTACAACATTGGGGCAAGGATAGAACTATTCCATGTTTTTCAGGATCCTGTGGTGTCTCCCGCTGCAGCATCAATGGTATGGCCTTATGAAGCGTATAGCCAGATGGAAGATGATGCTAAAACAGCATTGGAGAAATTGCTTCATAAGGTCGAAAAGAAATATGAAGCAGCCTATCATGACTATAGCCTTAAGCCAGAATTATATGCGAGATCTGTTCGCGGAGAAGTGGATGATGAGGTTTATAAATATTTTACCGAATGTAAAATGAACCTTGTGGTAATGGGATTAAACAGTGCAGGCAAGTTCTCCAAAATTTTGATTGGAAGTAATGTCAGAAAAATGATTGAGCGCGAAATACCGCTTTTATTGATCCCCACAGGCTACCCGTTCAGGAGGCCTAAAAAAATTGCTTTCGCCACCGATTTTAGCCATAGTGATATCCCTGTTTTATGTGCGCTTGCCGAGTTTGCAAAACCTTTTAATGCTGATATACTCATTATGCATACAGGTAATTCAAGATCAGATGAGGTAGTTTACAAAGAAACAATGGAAGGTTTTTTAAACCGGGTTGCCGATAGGGTCAACTATAGAAATATCTACCACAGGCACGTAAACAGTGAGCGGATTAAGGATGGCCTTGACTGGATCGTAGAAAATGGTCAGATCGATATGCTGGCAATGGTACACCGGAAACACGGATTTTTTTATCGCTTGTTTAATGGCAGCTATACACTGAACATATCTGATCATATTCAGATCCCGCTTCTGGTTTTGCCGCCTGAACATCGCATTCCGATGTAA